One stretch of Sinomonas terrae DNA includes these proteins:
- a CDS encoding M3 family metallopeptidase, giving the protein MTNPLLVPSTLPYGLPPFAEITDAHYAEAVDAGIAEQLAQIDAITGSSEEPTFENTAVALERSGKTLLRAVASFTTMVSSHGTDSIRALETDIMPKLSAHDDAILLNRALRDRFAAIDTSGLEPESARLVAEWLNDFRRAGADLDDAGQSRLRELNAELTRLGTEYGQRVSRGINRAAVLVTDEDELAGMSADDRASAEQAARAAGHDGGWLITFIQPTVQPVLAVLESRGLRRRIFEASIARGSSGGDTDVLGLVREMVRLRAEKAELLGYASFADLAVDDQTAPSGAAVHAMLGQLTPPAVRNAASEAQILAETAGHDLEPWDWAFYSARVRRERYAVDEQSLRPYFELDRLLKDGVFFAAGQLYGLRFEERTDLVGYHEDVRVWEVFDADGSGLGLFLGDYFARPTKRGGAWMNALVEQARATDERPVVINNLNIKKPAPGEPALLTLDEARTAFHEFGHALHGLLSDVEYPKFSGTNVPRDFVEYPSQVNEMWLLWPEVVANYARHYETGEPLPASQIEALDAAQLWGEGYGTTEYLGAALLDLAWHGLAAGDDPGDVLEFEARALAGAGVDVPLVPPRYRTGYFQHIFAGGWYAAGYWSYIWSEVLDADTVEWFKENGGLTRANGETFRAELLSRGFSRDPLDSFRAFRGRDADVAPLLARRGLA; this is encoded by the coding sequence ATGACCAATCCGCTCCTCGTTCCCAGCACGCTCCCCTACGGCCTCCCTCCGTTCGCCGAGATCACCGATGCGCACTATGCGGAAGCGGTCGATGCTGGGATCGCGGAACAGCTTGCGCAGATCGATGCCATCACCGGAAGCTCCGAGGAGCCTACGTTCGAGAACACGGCCGTGGCCCTCGAACGCTCAGGCAAGACGCTCCTGCGGGCGGTCGCTTCCTTCACGACGATGGTCTCGTCCCACGGAACAGACTCGATCCGCGCGCTCGAGACCGACATCATGCCCAAGCTCAGCGCCCATGACGACGCGATCCTCCTCAACCGCGCGCTGCGGGATCGCTTTGCCGCTATCGACACCTCAGGGCTCGAGCCGGAATCTGCAAGGCTCGTGGCGGAGTGGCTCAATGACTTCCGTCGCGCTGGAGCGGACTTGGACGACGCCGGGCAGAGCCGGCTTCGTGAGCTCAACGCGGAGCTCACGCGGCTTGGCACCGAATATGGCCAGCGCGTTTCGAGGGGGATCAACAGGGCTGCGGTCCTCGTCACTGACGAGGACGAGCTCGCTGGCATGTCCGCCGACGATCGGGCGAGCGCGGAGCAGGCCGCTCGCGCTGCGGGGCACGACGGCGGATGGCTCATCACGTTCATCCAGCCGACAGTCCAGCCCGTGCTCGCCGTCCTCGAGAGCCGTGGCCTCCGCCGCCGCATCTTCGAAGCCTCGATCGCGCGTGGCAGCTCCGGCGGCGACACCGACGTCCTCGGCCTGGTCCGCGAGATGGTGCGCCTGCGCGCCGAGAAGGCGGAACTCCTCGGGTATGCGAGCTTCGCGGACCTCGCCGTGGACGATCAGACTGCGCCCTCGGGCGCGGCCGTTCACGCCATGCTCGGGCAGCTCACTCCCCCGGCCGTGCGTAACGCCGCCTCGGAGGCCCAGATCCTGGCAGAGACGGCAGGGCATGACCTCGAGCCCTGGGACTGGGCCTTCTACTCGGCCCGGGTCCGGCGCGAACGGTACGCGGTCGACGAGCAGTCGCTCCGGCCCTACTTCGAGCTCGACCGGCTCCTGAAGGACGGGGTGTTCTTCGCGGCCGGCCAGCTCTACGGGCTCCGCTTCGAGGAACGCACCGACCTGGTGGGCTACCACGAAGACGTTCGTGTCTGGGAGGTCTTCGACGCCGACGGCTCAGGCCTCGGGCTGTTCCTCGGCGACTACTTCGCCCGGCCCACAAAGCGGGGCGGGGCGTGGATGAACGCCCTCGTCGAGCAGGCGCGGGCCACCGACGAGCGGCCGGTCGTCATCAACAACCTCAACATCAAGAAGCCCGCTCCCGGAGAGCCGGCGCTCCTCACCCTCGATGAGGCCCGTACCGCCTTCCACGAGTTCGGCCACGCGCTTCATGGGCTGCTCTCTGACGTCGAGTACCCCAAGTTCTCCGGGACGAATGTGCCACGTGATTTCGTCGAATACCCCTCACAGGTCAACGAGATGTGGCTGCTCTGGCCCGAAGTCGTCGCCAACTACGCGCGCCACTACGAGACAGGCGAGCCGCTGCCGGCCTCCCAGATTGAGGCGCTCGACGCCGCACAGCTCTGGGGAGAGGGGTACGGGACGACGGAATACTTGGGAGCGGCCCTCTTGGACCTCGCCTGGCATGGGCTCGCTGCCGGCGACGATCCCGGCGACGTGCTCGAGTTCGAGGCGCGCGCCCTCGCGGGTGCTGGAGTCGACGTTCCTCTCGTTCCTCCCCGCTACCGCACGGGCTACTTCCAGCACATCTTCGCCGGTGGCTGGTATGCCGCGGGCTACTGGTCGTACATCTGGAGTGAGGTGCTCGACGCAGACACGGTGGAATGGTTCAAGGAGAACGGCGGACTGACGCGGGCGAACGGCGAGACGTTCCGCGCAGAACTCCTTTCCCGTGGATTCTCACGGGATCCGCTTGACTCGTTCCGTGCCTTCCGCGGCCGGGACGCTGACGTCGCTCCGCTGCTCGCGCGCCGCGGTCTCGCCTGA
- the asnB gene encoding asparagine synthase (glutamine-hydrolyzing) — translation MCGIAGYYGFGQDQALLDAMNSCIQHRGPDGEGYFIDDPLVDSEGHGGVGLAHRRLAIVDRAHGQEPMISADGETVLVYNGEVYNYRELRAELEDLGRTFLTVSDTEVVLQAYEEWGTEAFDRFNGMFGLAILDRRLGRLVLARDHFGIKPLYWANAGTEREPQLLFASEIKPILASGKIEAKPNERILYRYLRFRIHDDTAETFFDGVQKLLPGEMMTIELATGRFRISSYTRLREELEELAQIKTPYTPDVVEEYRRRFTEAIRIRLNSEVPVGSALSGGLDSSAVVVTINRLMQENAEGLEAVGAKQNTFSAVFPNAINDEEAYADAAIAVCRGGIEAHKIKPTPESFDADLVDFVRTMEEPIISSGPYAQYCVMKEASKHVTVLLDGQGADEMMAGYIPYYFAYLRQLKDEGDFATLAKESSSSLDIFYRLGRFRLRGMASGKKTVSMGTLLKRDWAQKFGGESFGNIPANLKLRLIDDLFEKSLPSLLRYEDKNTMRFSLEGRVPFLDKEVVKYLFSLSDEAILKEGWNKRVLRDATRGLLPEKISNRRNKIGFTTPEAEWFKLMKERIYKVFMSNSFYNRPYWDREQVLTAFEEYLNGKNDADTMIFWRLLNVELWFREFIDKDEAPADVKAGKSDYEANPGKELDIVSADRTFRRYPLQTDVFARSTELAPAVTGYVDRFFSGLSEAPEDARKAVEGHPWYLLVSEKIVAITQGRSFPVWEIEVSPAARVLSKFVTRTPAGIGLGSPWSMQIAINEVGLPLIAKAAAASVVGKVQGKSGVFYDVVGHNINAIDGATPYSLGAASNSVKLAPKDPDSVARSLSAAIRAALPAEAVASFGGTAIMDANDLGVVVMGHDTELPKETIAGMFKDNPQGQGSQATPMSLVFAQD, via the coding sequence ATGTGCGGTATCGCCGGCTACTACGGGTTCGGTCAGGATCAGGCTCTGCTCGACGCTATGAACAGCTGCATCCAGCACCGCGGCCCCGACGGCGAGGGCTACTTCATCGATGATCCCCTCGTCGATTCGGAGGGCCACGGCGGCGTCGGTCTCGCTCACCGCCGTCTTGCCATCGTTGACCGCGCCCACGGCCAGGAGCCGATGATCAGCGCGGACGGCGAGACCGTCCTCGTCTACAACGGCGAGGTCTACAACTACCGTGAGCTGCGCGCGGAGCTCGAGGACCTCGGCCGGACCTTCCTGACGGTGTCCGACACGGAAGTGGTCCTCCAGGCTTATGAGGAGTGGGGCACCGAGGCGTTCGACCGCTTCAACGGGATGTTCGGCCTCGCGATTCTCGACCGGCGACTCGGCCGGCTCGTCCTCGCGCGCGACCACTTCGGCATCAAGCCGCTCTACTGGGCCAATGCGGGGACCGAGCGCGAGCCGCAGCTGCTCTTCGCCTCCGAGATCAAGCCGATTCTCGCGTCGGGGAAGATCGAGGCCAAGCCCAACGAGCGCATCCTGTACCGGTATCTGCGATTCCGGATCCACGACGATACCGCCGAGACGTTCTTCGATGGAGTGCAGAAGCTTCTCCCGGGCGAGATGATGACGATCGAGCTCGCCACCGGGCGCTTCCGCATCTCGAGCTACACACGCCTTCGTGAAGAGCTCGAGGAGCTCGCCCAGATCAAGACGCCGTACACGCCCGACGTCGTCGAGGAGTATCGCCGCCGCTTCACGGAAGCGATCCGGATCCGGCTCAACTCTGAGGTTCCTGTGGGCAGCGCGCTCTCGGGCGGCCTCGATTCCTCCGCCGTCGTCGTGACCATCAACCGCCTCATGCAGGAGAACGCGGAAGGCCTTGAGGCCGTTGGCGCGAAGCAGAACACGTTCAGTGCCGTGTTCCCTAACGCCATCAACGACGAAGAGGCCTACGCGGACGCGGCGATCGCGGTCTGCCGCGGCGGCATCGAGGCACACAAGATCAAGCCGACGCCCGAGAGCTTCGACGCGGACCTCGTCGACTTCGTCCGGACCATGGAGGAGCCCATCATCTCCTCCGGCCCCTACGCGCAGTACTGCGTCATGAAAGAGGCCAGCAAGCACGTCACCGTCCTCCTCGACGGCCAGGGTGCAGACGAGATGATGGCGGGCTACATCCCCTATTACTTCGCCTATCTTCGCCAGCTCAAGGACGAAGGCGACTTCGCTACGCTCGCCAAGGAGTCGTCGTCGAGCCTCGACATCTTCTACCGCCTCGGCCGCTTCCGCCTAAGGGGAATGGCCAGTGGCAAGAAGACCGTCTCGATGGGCACGCTCCTCAAGCGGGACTGGGCGCAGAAGTTCGGCGGCGAGTCGTTCGGGAACATCCCCGCAAACCTCAAGCTGCGCCTCATCGACGATCTCTTCGAGAAGTCGCTTCCCTCGCTCCTGCGCTACGAGGACAAGAACACGATGCGCTTCTCGCTCGAGGGGCGCGTGCCGTTCCTCGACAAGGAGGTCGTGAAGTACCTGTTCAGCCTCTCGGACGAGGCGATCCTCAAGGAGGGCTGGAACAAGCGCGTGCTGCGGGACGCGACGCGCGGCCTCCTTCCCGAGAAGATCAGCAACCGCCGCAACAAGATCGGCTTCACGACTCCCGAGGCGGAGTGGTTCAAGCTCATGAAGGAGCGGATCTACAAGGTCTTCATGTCGAACTCCTTCTACAACCGCCCCTACTGGGACCGCGAGCAGGTCCTCACGGCGTTCGAGGAGTACCTCAACGGCAAGAACGACGCCGACACGATGATCTTCTGGCGCCTCCTGAATGTGGAGCTGTGGTTCCGCGAGTTCATCGACAAGGACGAGGCGCCCGCCGACGTCAAGGCCGGCAAGAGCGACTACGAGGCCAATCCGGGCAAGGAGCTCGACATCGTCTCGGCTGACCGCACGTTCCGCCGCTACCCCCTCCAGACGGACGTCTTCGCTCGCTCGACCGAGCTTGCTCCTGCCGTGACCGGCTACGTGGACCGCTTCTTCAGTGGGCTTTCCGAGGCCCCGGAGGACGCGCGGAAGGCGGTGGAAGGGCACCCTTGGTACCTGCTGGTGAGCGAGAAGATCGTCGCCATCACGCAGGGCCGTTCGTTCCCCGTCTGGGAGATCGAGGTCTCCCCCGCGGCCCGCGTCCTGAGCAAGTTCGTGACCCGTACGCCGGCCGGGATCGGCCTCGGGAGCCCCTGGTCGATGCAGATCGCGATCAATGAGGTCGGCCTGCCGCTCATCGCCAAGGCCGCAGCGGCGTCCGTGGTCGGGAAGGTCCAGGGCAAGAGCGGCGTTTTCTACGACGTCGTGGGCCACAACATCAACGCGATCGACGGCGCCACCCCCTACAGCCTCGGGGCCGCCAGCAACTCGGTGAAGCTCGCGCCCAAGGATCCCGACAGCGTCGCCCGCTCCCTCAGCGCGGCGATCCGCGCGGCGCTCCCGGCCGAGGCTGTCGCCTCGTTCGGCGGAACCGCCATCATGGATGCGAACGACCTCGGCGTCGTCGTCATGGGGCACGACACAGAGCTGCCGAAGGAGACGATCGCAGGGATGTTCAAGGACAATCCGCAGGGCCAAGGGTCACAGGCCACCCCCATGTCCCTCGTGTTCGCCCAGGACTGA
- the pdxT gene encoding pyridoxal 5'-phosphate synthase glutaminase subunit PdxT → MPTPALDPTAETAPRVGVLALQGDVREHLAALESLGAQAVKVRRPEELEAVDGLVVPGGESTTIDKLARAFGLAEPLRKKIGEGFPVFGSCAGMILLADEIADPAEDLTGAPQETFGGLDITVRRNAFGRQRESFETDLDFKDIDQSGGPVHAVFIRGPWVERVGSSVEVLAEVDPEHASHTATLGGRSRIVAVRSGNLLATSFHPEVTGERRVHELFIRMIKGEA, encoded by the coding sequence CTGCCCACTCCCGCTTTGGATCCAACAGCCGAGACGGCGCCGCGTGTCGGCGTCCTCGCGCTGCAGGGCGACGTGCGCGAGCACCTCGCTGCTCTCGAGTCCCTCGGGGCGCAGGCAGTCAAGGTGCGCCGCCCCGAGGAGCTTGAAGCGGTTGACGGCCTCGTGGTGCCCGGAGGGGAGTCGACGACGATCGACAAGCTTGCGCGGGCGTTCGGGCTCGCCGAACCGCTTCGCAAGAAGATCGGGGAAGGCTTTCCCGTCTTCGGTTCGTGCGCGGGGATGATCCTGCTTGCGGACGAGATCGCCGATCCGGCCGAGGACCTCACGGGCGCGCCGCAGGAGACGTTCGGCGGCCTGGACATCACGGTGCGGCGCAACGCGTTCGGGCGGCAGCGGGAGTCCTTCGAGACCGACCTCGACTTCAAGGACATCGACCAGTCCGGCGGACCTGTGCACGCGGTCTTCATCCGCGGCCCGTGGGTCGAGCGGGTGGGTTCTTCGGTCGAGGTACTCGCCGAGGTCGATCCAGAGCACGCGTCCCACACGGCTACGCTCGGTGGCCGGTCTAGAATTGTGGCAGTCCGTTCAGGAAACCTGCTCGCGACATCGTTCCACCCCGAGGTGACGGGCGAGCGGCGGGTCCATGAACTTTTCATTCGCATGATCAAGGGAGAAGCGTAG
- a CDS encoding YebC/PmpR family DNA-binding transcriptional regulator, whose amino-acid sequence MSGHSKWATTKHKKAVIDAKRAKAFAKYIKTIEVAARLGGPDLSGNPALDLAVSKAKKNSVPNDNIDRAIKRGAGLTGEAIEYTEIMYEARGPQGSALLIECLTENRNRAAADVRLAVTRNGGSMADQGSVSYLFTRKGVVSLPKNGLSEDDVLMAVLDAGAEEVKDAGENWVVYSEPNDLQALRDALNSAGIEYDTDEAEFVPSMEVGLETDAARKFVRLVDALEDLDDVQNVYTNADMSEEVMAALEAE is encoded by the coding sequence ATGTCCGGCCACTCCAAATGGGCGACAACGAAGCACAAGAAGGCTGTCATCGACGCCAAGCGTGCCAAGGCGTTCGCCAAGTACATCAAGACGATCGAGGTTGCGGCGCGCCTCGGAGGCCCTGACCTGTCCGGCAACCCCGCCCTCGACCTGGCTGTCTCCAAGGCGAAGAAGAACTCGGTCCCGAACGACAACATCGACCGTGCCATCAAGCGCGGTGCGGGCCTGACCGGCGAGGCCATCGAGTACACCGAGATCATGTACGAGGCCCGCGGCCCCCAGGGTTCGGCGCTGCTCATCGAGTGCCTCACCGAGAACCGGAACCGCGCCGCGGCGGATGTCCGCCTCGCGGTCACCCGCAACGGTGGCAGCATGGCCGATCAGGGCTCCGTGAGCTACTTGTTCACGCGCAAGGGCGTCGTGAGCCTTCCGAAGAACGGCCTCTCCGAGGACGACGTGTTGATGGCGGTCCTCGACGCCGGCGCTGAGGAGGTCAAGGACGCTGGCGAGAACTGGGTGGTCTACTCCGAGCCGAACGACCTCCAGGCCCTCCGTGACGCGCTCAACTCCGCCGGGATCGAGTACGACACCGATGAGGCAGAGTTCGTGCCGTCCATGGAGGTCGGACTCGAGACCGACGCCGCCCGCAAGTTCGTCCGGCTCGTCGATGCGCTCGAGGATCTCGACGACGTCCAGAATGTCTACACGAATGCGGACATGAGCGAGGAGGTCATGGCGGCCCTCGAGGCCGAGTGA
- the ruvC gene encoding crossover junction endodeoxyribonuclease RuvC — MRVLGVDPGLTRCGLGVVDVARDRRATLVGVGVVGTSAQEPLDARLLLIARSIDEWLDRYEPEVVAVERVFSQLNVSTVMGVAQASGIVIAAAARRGIPVALHTPSEVKAAVTGSGRADKAAVTRMVTKILRLETSPRPADAADALALALAHAWRGAAPGSPSAVGRTTAMTANALTPAQRLWAEAESRARRKT, encoded by the coding sequence CTGCGCGTCCTCGGCGTTGATCCGGGCCTTACCCGGTGCGGGCTGGGCGTCGTCGACGTCGCACGCGACCGTCGGGCGACGCTCGTCGGCGTCGGCGTGGTCGGGACCAGCGCCCAAGAACCGCTTGATGCCCGCCTTCTCCTCATAGCACGCTCTATCGACGAATGGCTCGATCGCTATGAGCCCGAGGTCGTCGCCGTCGAGCGGGTCTTCTCGCAGCTGAACGTGAGCACTGTCATGGGTGTTGCCCAGGCATCGGGCATCGTCATCGCGGCCGCTGCGCGGCGGGGCATCCCCGTTGCCCTGCACACGCCTTCCGAGGTCAAGGCCGCGGTCACGGGCAGCGGCCGGGCCGACAAAGCGGCGGTCACGCGCATGGTCACCAAGATCCTGCGCCTTGAGACTTCGCCCCGCCCGGCTGACGCCGCGGATGCGCTCGCGCTTGCCCTCGCCCATGCGTGGCGAGGGGCGGCACCAGGCTCGCCCTCAGCGGTGGGAAGGACGACGGCGATGACCGCCAACGCATTGACGCCGGCCCAAAGGTTGTGGGCAGAAGCGGAATCTAGGGCTCGTCGGAAGACCTAG
- the ruvA gene encoding Holliday junction branch migration protein RuvA translates to MISFLRGAVSHVGLGSGVIDVGGVGMAFSATPQTLAGLRVGEEGTVHTLMVVREDSLTLFGFASPEEREVFEVLLGVAGVGPRLALAVLAVHSPEAVRVAAHSEDAKAFTKVPGIGPKVGARLVLELKGKLVPLGTGGEQAPSSAGPAGAAWKPQVVEAMTSLGWSEKDASSSIERALEDQPDLAEAGNVPEILRATLRWLGQGARTPVKSGARG, encoded by the coding sequence GTGATCAGCTTCCTCCGTGGCGCGGTCTCCCATGTGGGGCTCGGATCGGGCGTTATCGATGTCGGGGGAGTCGGCATGGCGTTCTCGGCCACGCCCCAGACCCTCGCCGGCCTACGAGTGGGCGAGGAAGGGACCGTCCATACGCTCATGGTCGTCCGCGAGGATTCGCTCACGCTGTTCGGTTTCGCCTCGCCCGAGGAACGCGAGGTCTTCGAGGTGCTGCTCGGTGTCGCAGGCGTGGGGCCTCGACTGGCCCTCGCGGTTCTTGCAGTGCACAGCCCAGAGGCAGTGCGCGTCGCGGCCCACTCGGAAGACGCGAAGGCGTTCACGAAGGTTCCGGGCATCGGCCCGAAGGTCGGCGCTCGCCTCGTCCTCGAACTCAAGGGCAAGCTGGTGCCGCTCGGAACAGGTGGTGAGCAGGCGCCGTCGTCCGCTGGACCCGCCGGGGCGGCGTGGAAGCCCCAAGTGGTTGAGGCGATGACCTCGCTCGGCTGGTCGGAGAAGGACGCCTCGTCAAGCATCGAACGGGCGCTCGAGGACCAGCCGGACCTCGCGGAAGCAGGGAACGTTCCGGAGATCCTGCGCGCCACGCTTCGCTGGCTGGGGCAGGGCGCGAGGACTCCTGTGAAGTCAGGCGCTCGTGGCTGA
- the ruvB gene encoding Holliday junction branch migration DNA helicase RuvB translates to MAEPSLVASGEEPEERAIEAALRPKHLDDFVGQQRVRRQLSLVLEASRLRGRSADHVLLSGPPGLGKTTLAMIIAAEMNAPLRISSGPAIQHAGDLAAILSSLSEGEVLFLDEIHRMSRPAEEMLYMAMEDFRVDIVVGKGAGATAIPLDLPPFTLVGATTRAGLLPGPLRDRFGFTGHLEFYSVEELELVLRRSAGLLDLRVTSAGFTEVAGRSRGTPRIANRLLRRVRDWALVHRIEQIDARAAAAALDMYEVDAKGLDRLDRGVLSALVTKFGGGPVGLSTLAIAVGEEPETVETVAEPYLVREGLMGRTPRGRIATPAAYEHLGLPLPPDAAFAYSATLFGPGSAPASEDDANDGEFLADWG, encoded by the coding sequence GTGGCTGAGCCGTCCCTCGTCGCGAGCGGGGAGGAGCCGGAAGAGCGGGCGATCGAGGCGGCCCTGCGGCCGAAGCATCTCGACGACTTCGTGGGGCAGCAGCGCGTCCGGCGGCAGCTCTCGCTCGTGCTCGAGGCGTCGCGGCTGCGGGGGCGGAGCGCGGACCATGTGCTGCTCTCGGGGCCGCCTGGTCTCGGCAAGACGACGCTCGCGATGATCATCGCGGCGGAGATGAATGCTCCCTTGCGGATTTCCTCGGGGCCAGCGATCCAGCACGCGGGCGACCTGGCTGCGATCCTTTCCTCGCTGTCCGAGGGCGAAGTCCTCTTCCTCGATGAGATCCACCGCATGTCCCGCCCGGCCGAGGAAATGCTCTACATGGCGATGGAGGATTTCCGGGTCGATATCGTCGTGGGGAAGGGTGCCGGTGCGACGGCAATTCCCTTGGACCTGCCTCCCTTCACTCTTGTCGGCGCCACGACGCGAGCAGGGCTTCTGCCTGGCCCGCTCCGCGACCGGTTCGGTTTCACGGGCCACCTCGAGTTCTATTCCGTGGAAGAGCTCGAACTCGTGTTGCGCCGTTCTGCCGGGTTGCTCGATCTGCGCGTCACGTCCGCGGGGTTCACCGAGGTCGCCGGCCGCTCGCGCGGAACCCCTCGCATCGCGAACCGCCTTCTGCGGCGTGTGCGGGACTGGGCCCTCGTCCACCGCATCGAGCAGATCGATGCGCGAGCTGCGGCAGCCGCTCTCGACATGTACGAAGTGGACGCGAAGGGCCTGGACCGGCTGGATCGCGGGGTCTTGTCTGCACTCGTGACCAAGTTCGGGGGAGGGCCCGTTGGTCTTTCGACGCTGGCTATCGCGGTGGGCGAGGAGCCCGAGACCGTCGAGACGGTGGCAGAGCCCTATCTGGTCCGCGAGGGGCTCATGGGGCGCACGCCTCGAGGGCGGATCGCGACACCGGCCGCCTACGAGCACCTTGGGCTTCCGCTTCCTCCTGACGCGGCGTTCGCCTACAGCGCAACCCTGTTCGGGCCCGGATCGGCCCCCGCGAGTGAGGATGACGCCAACGACGGCGAATTCCTCGCCGACTGGGGCTGA
- the yajC gene encoding preprotein translocase subunit YajC, translating into MTILLLVIFAFFIFTMFRRNKKAQAQQAEMRTKFVPGVEVMTNFGLFGRILSVDDAENKVVLELSPGATATVHRQAVSKVVEPHVPAEGEATQTEIGAEAPGSEPSLEERPAPRPEIQRPEVQRPEAQLHETPEQTLRRLEGEGK; encoded by the coding sequence ATGACCATCCTCCTGCTTGTCATCTTCGCGTTCTTCATCTTCACGATGTTCCGACGCAACAAGAAGGCACAGGCACAGCAGGCCGAGATGCGCACGAAGTTCGTCCCCGGCGTCGAGGTCATGACGAACTTCGGTCTCTTCGGCAGGATTCTGTCCGTCGACGACGCCGAAAACAAGGTCGTCCTCGAGCTCTCTCCCGGCGCGACCGCAACGGTCCACCGTCAGGCCGTCTCGAAGGTCGTGGAGCCGCATGTTCCCGCGGAAGGCGAGGCGACCCAGACCGAGATCGGTGCTGAGGCTCCCGGCTCCGAGCCCAGCCTCGAGGAGCGCCCGGCACCGCGCCCCGAGATCCAGCGCCCCGAGGTCCAGCGCCCCGAGGCGCAGCTCCACGAGACGCCTGAGCAGACCCTGCGGCGTCTCGAAGGCGAAGGCAAGTAG
- the secD gene encoding protein translocase subunit SecD has translation MARSRSKRPGVRTLIWLVVLFVALVSVLGGGAIAGQASWAPKLALDLEGGTQMILSPKTTSGGAVNQDQLNQAVQIIRQRVDGSGVSEAQISTESGRNVVVNLPGIPSAQTRQLIQASADMNFRPVLTAGNPGAVPQNQLVPDNQLPNPTAAPKNASDTNWITAALYKQYEALDCTKPQSESTQRSDPSKPLVTCQPAANGNPAVKYILGPVEIPGSDISGSTYGLVQGQQGAVTNQWAVNIQFNADGTKKFKDVTQRLNSFYSAANSTGSSDPRAQFAIVLDDKVLSAPQALAVITDGNPQITGNFTQQTAQTLSDQLRFGALPISFDIQSEQQISATLGTQQLEMGLLAGIIGLLLVVVYSLFQYRALGFVTIASLVVAGLLTYLAISILGWTENYRLSLAGVAGLIVAIGQTADSFIVYFERIRDELREGRGLVSAVENGWRRAKRTVLASKAVNLLAAVVLYFVAVGNVQGFAFTLGLTAIADLLVVFMFTHPTLQVIARTKFFGEGHRFSGLDPVQLGAVPLYRGAGRLREASAAAQSSLKPKNAAAAREAGRRMTIAERRAAEAEAKGEGQADLAAAGKSTQRNERSQEEN, from the coding sequence ATGGCACGTTCCCGCAGCAAGCGGCCGGGAGTCAGGACGCTCATCTGGCTCGTCGTCCTGTTCGTCGCCCTCGTTTCGGTGCTCGGCGGCGGTGCCATCGCAGGTCAGGCCTCGTGGGCGCCGAAGCTCGCGCTCGATCTCGAGGGCGGGACGCAGATGATCCTCTCCCCGAAGACCACGAGCGGCGGCGCCGTGAATCAGGACCAGCTCAATCAGGCCGTCCAGATCATCCGCCAGCGCGTTGACGGCTCGGGTGTGTCCGAGGCGCAGATCAGCACGGAATCCGGGCGGAACGTCGTCGTGAACCTCCCCGGCATCCCGTCGGCTCAGACACGCCAGCTCATCCAGGCCTCGGCAGACATGAATTTCCGTCCGGTCCTGACGGCCGGGAATCCGGGCGCCGTGCCCCAGAACCAGCTCGTTCCGGACAATCAGCTGCCGAACCCGACCGCTGCGCCGAAGAACGCCAGTGATACCAACTGGATTACCGCCGCCCTGTACAAGCAGTACGAGGCGCTCGACTGCACGAAGCCGCAGAGTGAGTCGACGCAGCGCTCGGATCCCTCGAAGCCGCTGGTCACGTGCCAGCCTGCCGCGAACGGCAATCCGGCGGTGAAGTACATTCTGGGTCCCGTCGAGATCCCCGGTTCGGACATCTCCGGTTCGACATACGGTCTCGTGCAGGGCCAGCAGGGCGCTGTGACCAACCAATGGGCCGTGAACATCCAGTTCAACGCAGACGGCACGAAGAAGTTCAAGGACGTCACGCAGCGGCTCAACAGCTTCTACAGCGCAGCGAACAGCACGGGCAGCTCTGACCCGAGGGCCCAGTTCGCGATCGTGTTGGACGACAAGGTGCTCTCAGCGCCGCAGGCCCTCGCGGTCATCACGGACGGCAATCCGCAGATCACGGGCAACTTCACCCAGCAGACGGCTCAGACGCTTTCCGACCAGCTGCGCTTCGGTGCCCTCCCGATCAGCTTCGACATCCAGAGTGAACAGCAGATCTCCGCGACACTCGGGACCCAGCAGCTCGAGATGGGTCTTCTCGCAGGCATCATCGGCCTGCTCCTCGTGGTCGTCTACTCGCTGTTCCAGTACCGTGCGCTCGGCTTCGTGACGATCGCATCGCTCGTCGTCGCCGGCCTGCTGACTTATCTTGCGATCAGCATTCTCGGCTGGACGGAGAACTACCGGCTCTCTCTCGCCGGTGTCGCAGGCCTCATCGTGGCTATCGGCCAGACGGCGGACTCGTTCATCGTCTACTTCGAACGGATCCGCGACGAGTTGCGGGAAGGCCGGGGCCTTGTTTCTGCGGTGGAGAACGGCTGGCGTCGCGCAAAGCGCACGGTCCTCGCCTCCAAGGCCGTCAACCTGCTCGCCGCCGTCGTGCTCTATTTCGTCGCGGTCGGCAACGTGCAGGGCTTCGCCTTCACACTCGGCCTCACGGCGATCGCCGACCTCCTCGTGGTCTTCATGTTCACCCATCCGACGCTCCAGGTCATCGCTCGGACGAAGTTCTTCGGCGAGGGCCACCGCTTCTCCGGCCTCGACCCAGTCCAGCTCGGCGCCGTTCCGCTCTACCGCGGCGCGGGCCGTCTGAGGGAGGCCTCCGCGGCGGCCCAGTCGTCGCTCAAGCCGAAGAATGCGGCAGCTGCGCGTGAGGCGGGGCGCCGCATGACGATCGCGGAGCGCCGGGCAGCCGAAGCCGAGGCAAAGGGCGAGGGACAGGCGGATCTCGCTGCCGCAGGCAAGAGCACCCAGCGCAACGAGCGCTCCCAGGAGGAGAACTGA